Sequence from the Metopolophium dirhodum isolate CAU chromosome 2, ASM1992520v1, whole genome shotgun sequence genome:
AGTGGCCGTATTTGAGGGGAGATAGAGCAttgccctcccccccccccccgagttttttttacaaaattatttctgcattttattatttaattggtatattaataataataagagttAATTTCAtcttttttataagaaaatatctGTTCGTTCACAATACCATGGCCATGCGGGTGTTTACTGCACGGTACgcgtattattacaatacagaATCGGTGACCGATTCGTCTGGAGTGAGTGCGGGGTGTgagtagattataatataagttatacaatACGCTTCCGCaatacctactaattactatGCTCAGTGGAACCCGATTCATACGCTCCTTGTCAGCTAATTATTGACTTTAATGGAGTATTAATAAAGACAATAGTAGTTGTGTTTTGTTTCATCATATTAtgccaaaatgtattttattaaaaattttttttgatgtgGGAGTAACAACTTTGACCTTCTTTTCCGTTGCCTCCGGTTACCTCCCTCCCCAATGGTGAACTCTCAAATACGCCCCTGATCCCGACTACAGTGGTACAGCGATTCCGTAACCGTTCATGGTTTAAGGGTTAGACCTAAATGtacctaaaatacaaatacaagtaTACACGACGCATAGTACCTATGCACGGAAGACCACGACTAAGCCAAGAAATAATTTCTCTGTCATGCACGTATACTGCTTTAATACTACCTTAGATAGGGGAGATGGgagaatatcataattttttcaacataagGTGTAGTAGtttaaccaaattttttttaccaatttatgtaggtactatagtaggtacagtggtacaatatataataatgtgtattcctacgatcgtattaatattacctatgtaattattatagttacttatATATAGAACGTCAGAAACGTAAACATTATTAGAATGGGTTTTTGGGTCGGAAAGAACTTAGTCACAGTGAAAAACCACGTCcacttgattttattttttattttttggaacattataagaaaataaattccGCCTTAACAAATAAAACGAAACTGATGTGAAACAATGTGTTTCTTTTGATTTGAACATAAGGTTTgaagtttttcattatttttttgttatatataagCACTTCGAATATAGGTGGAAGATTAAAAGTAAAAGATCccaatacaatatcaaaataatcagaaaaaaacGAATTTATTGTCCTCGCATTGATTTTGGATGTaaccaaatattaattttgtcaattaCTTGCTGgccacatacatttttttattaaatatattaattgacataatattggtaataatcaattttaagtttaaaaaaatatattcaattttacaaCGATTTACATTTACTAtcgtgaattaaaaaaaaattctattgactattattgtagtattatattatgtaataatgtaatttatttcattaattaatttagtttttgatttttttgatttgaatatatttgatatgatatattttgacGCTCATGCGGACTAACACGTATCTCTCTGTTTCTTACAAGATATATTGCACATTTGCATATAGCCACaagaatatgtattttttttattttttcacactTTTGTGTgtagaatttaattttagtacgCAGGCCACATACATATTTTGCAAATGGACCGCATTGTAGGAACCACTGCgtgaatttttcaaatatttatatgtattagtattttatagacatttttatgattttcgaaaaatgttgtgctattatttatagttgaaaCTTTCTActttattcagtttttttttatttatatttatgataagaaaattttttttcgagtatacaaattttaatacataggcccaacttttttttaaacgtttggAGTTCAAATTTCAAGATTAAGcaattgttttgtagttaaaaattaattaaattttcaattcgaATAGGCTATTATGCTATggcttaaaagtttaaatacaaaattgactATTCCATACGCCAgcataaagtttaaaaatatatttgcaatatttttaataaattgtatatttaaacaaaaattaacaattttaatcattttgttgtaattcaaaaaatataattcgtagAGAATTGAATGTCTATACCCATtacgtattacgtatattataattaactacgaacgaacaaaattaaattttgaaaatatttagtttaattaataactttgtAAGCTAATATTATACCACGACTTATTTACACTGTTATATATGATATTGcagacttataagttataataacatctattatagttataatattatattcgatttatatatttatatatatatttaattcgtaaaaaatatttaaacctattataggtacaataaggtacattattaatttctagtagaaaaattaattattaatatacatataaatattcgaCTTCtctagttttttttatcttatttttattctaaaaaggtataatataataacgaaaaatCTTCCTTTGTTGGAAAAAAGAATTGACTACCTATTTCCATTTAAGTTTAAGCattgaataaatatagaaaaccGTTATCTTTAAACTCGCATCGGGGGGAACAGGCACACTAAACAATTTCTTATTCAatgcaattttttattgttataatcacTGATTTAGcatatctttttttaatttactgttACTAATTCGTGTTTCtatataacaacattttacGCAATGATAGTATTCGCCATTCAGAATACCAACATTCTATGTGCATGGACACTCACGGCTCATCAGAAGGTACATTACAGAAAGACTATCagaataatcatattataacaatttttttcttcataaccGTTTGGTCATTAAGTTTGATATTCGTTTCGTGTACGTTAACGTCACTTCAAAAGTTCGAATACTGGTCGATGGTTTTGTCCCGAGGGTGAATCGCGTATGCATCCCTCGACCACCCCGATGTGGGACGCCCATGTTTagcacatatataaatataggtataccctGGTTCTCatttcataacatattataattgagcagtgatgtgataactgataacgacAAAACACAACTCACGCGTCTCGTCCGGGGGCAATAGGGGAGCGGCGGCGGTTGCAGAATTTGCGGCGGTGGTGCGTTGCTCTCCTACGACGACGACGCCGGCAGCGGCGGTCGGCTGCACAAAAACGACGTCGGCGGCGGCTGCTGagacggtggcggcggcggtctCGTGTTATGCACGGTGTGAACGGCAcgcgacataataatattataatgatgtatataatatatattatacgcaaccCGAAACGaaacgtttaaaattaaattgataaatgtataatattataataataataataatagtaataacggtaataacaatattatacgaacCGCTATTATACTAATAACGTACGACGACGACGCCTACGGCATACAAGTATATGACAAAGACGGGTCGGTCGCGCGGCTTTTGCGGCGCGTACCGTACGCGCGGACCATTTAAAACGACGATAATTttaaacggcggcggcggtggcggagacgacgataatatttctattaataatatatcacattaTGTATCGGCCGCCGCGGTGCGCCCCTACTGATCACACTGTCTTCCAcgcaatacacacacacacacacacacacacacccaaaCGCGcgcgcaatataatattaataataaataacggcaatagtagtatagtaataataacggTGCTGATGATAATACGACTGCGGGACCGCTCAGAGAGTGATAGAGAGAGACACCCGACCCGCCGGCACGCACCGCAACTAACTCTCCTTTACAACAGTCCGCGTCGGCGGCACACGACGCGAAACGCGCacggcggcagcggcggcggcgacgacggcAGCGGCACGTTCGCGCTATCGCAGCCCGCGACGACAGTCCGTAAAGTAATCCGGGGATTTTCCCGTCGGCGTGCCCCAGGATTTTACACCACCGCCGCGACGTgcatcctccccccccccccccccgatgcGTCCTCCGCCGCCGCCCTTGACGTCCTGGCGGAAAATTGGGGCCATCTCGACTCGAGCGCACCGTGGCAATGCACGCGCGCGGGGGGGCACTCGCACGGCTCCGTCGCCCTATCACCTCACCCAGCCGCACTCTATACACGCAGTGTCATGCCACCACCCCCGGTCCTTTACCCGTCCGCGgcgactattatattattattattatactatattattatgtgtgcgaGCGCGATAGCGGGGGCGATCTGACCGTTGGCGAACTCTGTATGATGCACTGCGAACCGCGCGGACAGCGCCACTCCCTTGCAGCGACCACCGATACCACTCGAATATTACGGCGGTACACTTTGCCGGGATCGCATCGGGTCTGATGCACTCGGCGGTGACCGATATTGTACTGTCGTCGTGAAACGACGGTATTATAGGGCCTACAGCTACATAACACACGCCTACACTTACAGCTATACCTACATGTTATAATAAAGCCGATGGTTACATGcgttatgtaggtaggtacccacaCGCGGCCCGAGAGAACCGGAAATTGTACAGTAATTTTGTCACCGATATTTTGGAGACAGTGTGGTTCTAGTTATCAGTGTGTTGGTCGTTTTGTCGACGTGACACGATGTATTCCGGTACTCGGGCAAGCTGAGAAATCAACCATGTTACCGCAACGTGTTCAAAAACCAGCATCATTCATTTTATTGACCCATCATCTCGAACCTCTTGAACGCGTCGCCACTCACATCGAGTGCCTCTTTTGCCACCACCCCAGAACCCTACCTATTCTACCCGGAGGGAATTCAGTAGCGTTGTCGTCTGACGACAgcgtaatgaaaaaaataattcgacAAGCACCACTTAAAAATCCGCAATCAAAGCATATGACGCACCGACCCCATTGATGTTTAACCCAATTTAAGGCGAGAGAGCCCCGGCGTCATTATCCGAGGAGTCTCACTTCCTCAGTATCTGCTATATACCGTCACGGCACTCTCACGCGTATAACAGTGGATAGGGATTAGGGAttcattggcgcaactagggggggggggggggtctaggGGATTGTAAAGAAGGATTCGCTGCCTGCAAAGCATTGAAcacaaaatagtttttcatcTTTTCTGTCCTATATTTGTGTCTGTGCgattattaataaactattatgggTGAAAAAAATTAGACACGGTACGGGTAACCGCTATACCGGCGTGCGTAGTGCCCGGGTACCCCTTTTCTTCTAAACGCAAACACATCGAACCAGAGAATCTGTCGTCATACGCCGGGCGTTGCTGCGACGTTGCCGCGGTGCGTCAGAATCGCTCGTTCGCGTTCcacgtttttattattgatttaagacGAGGGACAAGATGCGGTATCCATGGCAACGTCGGACCCAGGGCAAAGGCGCGAAAGGAGTGAGAGAGAGAAATACAGGGAGCAAACGAGTGATGGTGAGGAATCGCGCGCGGAGAGGAATAGTGATGCTGCTCGCGGTGGTGGATAGGACGTGCCACGCCCAAGAGGTGGCACGCTGCTGCGGATGCACTGCGTTCTTCCCTTACACTATGCACACCGTTCGCCCGACAACGAGGTTTATGTATGTATGCCCCATACGCTGCGTGACCAGATGCCCACACGAAAGCGCACTTGACCTCATCACCCCCGTTAGTCGCGAGTGTGTTGCGAAAAGTATAGTGTAGGTACTCTCTCATTGCGCAATTATAGACATATAAAACTGTATGACATGTCAATAAAAATTGACGCATGTACGTAATATCAGGGGGTTCAATGCAAAGTAATACTGCAGTATGTCACTCGCCTTAAGGGTCTCGCCACACTTGGGTATTTTCGCCGTCCAGTTCGAAAGGTTTTAACGCCGCGACAATAAAACCGGTCGCACCATGCGCCACACTAACGGTATTAGAAGCTAATCTACGTTCATTCCCATAATTCTCAGCGGTAAACGTACGATTAATCGAacttatacataattatgtatatcAGTTATTACTTACTACTCTCTTCGTTTTACTATTCAGTATTCATGATACTACAACATATGATTAACCAAACTTACATAACtacattagttataataatatatgattattacttatttaacttTTGATTTTACATACAGGGAAGAAATTCCGAATACTTTAGCACTTTTAtaatgtaagtaaaatatattaaacctagttgaataaaaattataaaatctaataattgtatttaaattattttgaatcgaTATTATTAATCATGTCATGTATCAACtacattattatgattagaGTAATAGCTATTACTGAAATACTTGGTGAATTAGAGCCACATGCACAGCTACACCTGAACTAGAAACAAGAAACTAGGCACACGAGATCCATCCCGATTCCCTATGCAGTTTTGGTAAAACCACCTGATTATACTATTAGAATGttgatataacatatttatatatgtaattcatctataacattaaaataattatgatgaataaaaaaaattaaagattatcaaaaacaatgtttttattcaatcgtacgtaaaaatgttaaatgaaaatataagaaACCCTTATCATTACgccatttcaatttttaaacgaCGATCAACGACATAATTGATCTAGTATAACAGTTTTTCCATAACAATAGATATGCTTAAAATGCACTTCAATTACAGAATCTcatgagtatatattattataccatatcaattcatttttctataaatatagaaaagaaTGATGgtaaataaaagatttttttattattattcattaacatatagCAATGAGTCATAAGTAACTGAAGTGACAAAACAATTGTGTTGAAAtggtcagaaaaaaaaatataatttgactcaaaacatattcttaattttactgCTATTAACTTACtgtaagtatatagtattaatatttacattaaaaaaattaggaagAATTGTTGCCAATcacaacattatatttatattatgatgtaagcTTTAAGagaaaaataatgttcatatattataaatttcctattttctaacatttatataatttacaaaaaaaaaaaaaaattataataataacaaataaatataaatttgttgttgggacatttttttgtttagacaatttttaaattaacattttgaaaTGCTGTGTCGATTTatcagtaaatttttatttctaaaaataaatttattttcagaataatttaaatttgagtcATGCATAGACCATGACAACAACAGTTCTGTCCCACAGGGACTCGAtgattttttcaacaatttcatTAACTGTTGGGTAATGAATTAACATTTTAGAACAACAATGTGCTCATACCACCCATTTCACTTTGTTCtttaacaaatatttcaaaatactgGTATATAATAGTAACAGCTAACAGGATACCCGTGCCTGATCCAATGGCACCCATGAAGTCGGCCAACACAGATAATGCACCAATACAAAGCCCTCCAAACGCTGcagcagtaggtatataacggTTCAATTCATGAATCATGGAGTTATCCCTGTGACCTCGCATAACCATTTGTTGTTCTTTTAATTGCTTTGCAACCTattaacataaatgtttttatttataggtttaacataaataaattaaattgaatatcaaTTTGCTGTACTAACATCTTTAGCGGATGATCCAGAGACTTCAATCCATGTTTTGGAAAAGAATGCACATGATCccaacataaatacaatataaagaaTAGCGTGGATAGGATCTTCTGCAATATGAGATAGATTTTCTGGTGGAGATAAATAATAGCACAAACCTCCAACTGGATATGCTCGTGCTGGTCCACCACCACCAACATCAGCCCAAACACCCAATAAATTCACTAATATGTTACCATGGAATTTTACAGCCAAcatctataaattaaacattcaaaatatgagtggttaattatataatcaaaaCTTAATGACAATCTTTTTACCTGagatataacatataaatttgatacTAAAGCAGATTGTAAAATGATAGGAATGTTTGATGTATAGAACAACTTGATTGGATAGCTGCTATATTGTCCACGATACCTGGCAGACTTAATTGGTAGATCAACTCGGAaaccctataatattatcatgaacatataattaaattataaaactcataatattttattttaattttaacttacttggaaatatattacaatagcaAACACCAATACAGTTGCCAATAAATTCATCAAGTTCGGTAAGTTTTGTCTATAAAAGGCTTCCCTGAGTGCTCTAACCTTATCTTGTCTTGTAGCCAATAAATGGAACAAAGCTATAACAGCTCCTTCAAATTCAGTACCTCGACCTAGAaaacatatttatcattttaaccaaccaattataaaataacaaataatttgtaaaaaatactttaaataaaatatattttacctgtGTTAACAGTTGTTGGACTGAAAGCTTTCCAGACTATCGTTTCACAAATGTTTGTAGCTATGAAAAGTGATATTCCCGAACCTAACCCGTATCCTTTTTGCAAAAGTTCGTCCAATAACAAGACAATTAATCCAGCCACAAACAACTGAATGATGATTAACAAGCATACGCCAGCTCCAATTTCACTGGGATCACCATACATACCAGTCATAACATAAACAATTGCTTGTCCAACAGTAATAACCATaccaaacactaaaaaattataatatatttttggttaattaaataaaataattatatttttaattttattatataaatataatccatACGTTTTTGTGCTCCATTAAATAATGCACGATCTTTAGGAGTATCACCAACTTCAATGATTTTAGCTCCAGCCAACAATTGCATAATAAGCCCAGAAGTTACAATTGGTGAAATTCCAAGTTCCATTAAAGTACCTCGATTTGAAGCCAAAATTACACGAATCCAATAAAAAGGATCAGCTGAGTCTGAACTCATAATTCCAAACAGAggtatctaaaaattatataatttttaaaattttaaagacaacaaaaattaatataaaataaaataacttacttGACAGCAAaccaaaaaaatgaataaagtaATGGCAGTCCATAATACTTTTTCTCTGAATTGAATCTAAGTAAAATAAGAGTATATAATTAGTAATCActaattaaattcattatttaattttaatttaatagaaaatataagtGTAGGTAATTGATAATTAAATCTCTAATATTaacacatcatttttaaaatatacacaaatagtAAACCATtagttaaagtaaattaaaattagaattaaaatctattataatttataagtttataacctatcaacaaactaaatataaatttatcaattaaaattatcatatcaatcctatctattatctaataaatatgtttatttgcttagctaaaatataattagtacctataataatcaatataagcATAGATTTCTTTTAACTTGAACAAtactaactaatataatttGGATCTAATGATTGAGCACAGTTAATTTGGGCACATAAATCAGTGTTATTGTCTGTTTTAAGTGACCTAAAAATATCCTAATAacataaatagttttaacagtatttaaatacttactttaCGTTCAGGTTTAGCAATTTCTGGCAATATACTGCAGAAAGGTTTAATTACTTctaaaaatttaactgaaacaaaaaacaaaaaaacaaataaattaaattcttgtATTACGATAATTTGTGTTTTTGAatgatctaaaatatattaggtaataaataagATATTACGAGTAAATATAGAATACATTTTGATGGATctaatgatttaatttgttgGACACAAAATGTCAGAGTATAGTCAACTAGATAACAGTGTGCATGAAATGTTCCATAGACTTGGAATAAAGgctaaaatattgaacattataatacaatacattattcaattgttattgttttttcattGTCTGGGGAACACTCACAATGACAGCAAAAATTAAGCTTTTGggtattgtgtacctatagttatattaagttttaatcaGTAGGTAATGTAAATTATCcagaatttttaaaagtatgatactttactttaatattttaatattgaacagaGACTACCTATCTTTAAaactatcatattttaaacagcATAGGCACTTAATAG
This genomic interval carries:
- the LOC132939694 gene encoding protein transport protein Sec61 subunit alpha, which codes for MGFKFLEVIKPFCSILPEIAKPERKIQFREKVLWTAITLFIFLVCCQIPLFGIMSSDSADPFYWIRVILASNRGTLMELGISPIVTSGLIMQLLAGAKIIEVGDTPKDRALFNGAQKLFGMVITVGQAIVYVMTGMYGDPSEIGAGVCLLIIIQLFVAGLIVLLLDELLQKGYGLGSGISLFIATNICETIVWKAFSPTTVNTGRGTEFEGAVIALFHLLATRQDKVRALREAFYRQNLPNLMNLLATVLVFAIVIYFQGFRVDLPIKSARYRGQYSSYPIKLFYTSNIPIILQSALVSNLYVISQMLAVKFHGNILVNLLGVWADVGGGGPARAYPVGGLCYYLSPPENLSHIAEDPIHAILYIVFMLGSCAFFSKTWIEVSGSSAKDVAKQLKEQQMVMRGHRDNSMIHELNRYIPTAAAFGGLCIGALSVLADFMGAIGSGTGILLAVTIIYQYFEIFVKEQSEMGGMSTLLF